From the Primulina tabacum isolate GXHZ01 chromosome 15, ASM2559414v2, whole genome shotgun sequence genome, one window contains:
- the LOC142526849 gene encoding uncharacterized protein LOC142526849, whose amino-acid sequence MAMFSQSAVSANPLSLCISTGRSCGKLRRKISPLLASIIPSSASGSQESPSAMKNDNYSVSAKGSPAKAPFVELSKPPDVMHHPNRSPMVRFLQSTESNIEKVIFDFRFLALLAVGGSLAGSLLCFLNGCVYIFDAYKVYWSSCVKGVHTGKMVLRLVEAIDVYLAGTVMLIFGMGLYGLFISNVSADVPPSLDRSLKGSSLFGMFALKERPKWMKISSLDELKTKVGHVIVMILLVKMFERSKMVTITTGMDLLSYSVCIFLSSASLYILHNLHKSDSD is encoded by the exons ATGGCGATGTTCTCACAGTCAGCAGTTTCGGCCAACCCTCTTTCCCTATGCATATCCACCGGTCGGTCCTGTGGAAAATTGAGGCGAAAAATTTCACCTTTATTAGCTTCTATAATCCCTTCTTCTGCATCGGGCTCTCAAGAATCACCATCGGCCATGAAAAATGACAATTATTCTGTTTCCGCAAAAGGGTCGCCTGCGAAAGCTCCATTTGTTGAGCTCTCGAAGCCGCCTGACGTGATGCATCATCCAAATAGAAGCCCGATGGTGCGATTTTTACAGTCTACAGAGTCTAATATTGAGAAG GTCATATTTGACTTCCGTTTTTTGGCACTTCTGGCTGTTGGAGGTTCTCTAGCAGGTTCTTTGCTGTGCTTTCTCAAT GGATGTGTTTATATATTTGATGCCTATAAAGTATATTGGTCGAGCTGTGTGAAAGGTGTCCATACTGGCAAAATGGTTCTACGATTAGTTGAAGCTATTG ATGTATATCTTGCTGGGACCGTCATGTTGATATTTGGCATGGGCTTGTATGGATTGTTTATCTCAAATGTATCTGCTGATGTACCGCCGTCACTGGATCGTTCACTTAAGGGGTCTTCTTTATTTGGCATGTTTGCTTTGAAG GAGAGACCGAAGTGGATGAAAATTAGTTCACTGGACGAACTGAAGACCAAAGTAGGACATGTAATAGTGATGATTCTTCTTGTAAAAATGTTCGAGAGGAGCAAAATGGTGACAATAACAACTGGTATGGACTTGCTGAGTTACTCTGTATGTATATTCTTGTCTTCTGCTTCCTTATACATTCTTCACAATCTGCACAAGTCGGACTCTGATTAG